The following coding sequences lie in one Amycolatopsis cihanbeyliensis genomic window:
- a CDS encoding substrate-binding domain-containing protein translates to MAFGVAAGSRRDIWNVAMVIPLQGPAGLFGPSCEAITELAAHEINAEGGILGREVRVEVLDGGAAPQAIAGELRDLIDRGRVDAVSGWHISSVRNALAPVLADRVPYVYSSLYEGGERRPGIFCSGETPRMQVAPALRWLRDNLGARRWFVVGDDYVWPHVSTAAVRQFAHELDLDIAGEAFVGLGAGDMTRLVRRVEATPCDGVLMLLVGHDAVEFNREFARRGLHERLLRFSPLMEENMLLASGHSATGNLFVSAAYFRSLVSADALDLLGRYVGLHGPSAPALNNAAESCYEGLHTLASLTRRAGTADLPELNAAIDGVAYHGPRGTVEFHGQQASQHVHLAIADGYDFDVITRL, encoded by the coding sequence ATGGCATTCGGTGTCGCCGCCGGAAGCCGCCGCGACATCTGGAATGTCGCGATGGTGATCCCCCTACAGGGGCCAGCAGGACTGTTCGGGCCGTCCTGCGAGGCGATCACGGAGCTCGCCGCGCACGAGATCAACGCCGAGGGCGGCATCCTTGGTCGAGAGGTCCGGGTCGAGGTCCTGGACGGCGGCGCGGCACCGCAGGCGATCGCGGGCGAACTGCGCGACCTCATCGACCGTGGCCGGGTGGACGCCGTGAGTGGTTGGCATATCTCCTCGGTACGCAACGCACTCGCGCCGGTACTCGCCGATCGCGTCCCGTACGTGTACTCGTCCCTCTACGAGGGCGGCGAACGCAGGCCGGGCATCTTCTGCTCGGGTGAGACCCCACGGATGCAGGTCGCGCCCGCGCTGCGCTGGCTGCGGGACAATCTCGGCGCGCGACGCTGGTTCGTCGTCGGCGACGACTACGTGTGGCCCCATGTCTCCACCGCGGCGGTCCGCCAGTTCGCCCACGAGCTCGACCTCGATATCGCGGGCGAGGCCTTCGTCGGTCTCGGCGCGGGCGATATGACCCGGCTGGTACGCAGGGTGGAGGCGACCCCGTGCGACGGGGTGCTGATGCTGCTGGTCGGGCACGACGCGGTGGAGTTCAACCGCGAGTTCGCCCGGCGCGGGCTGCACGAGCGGCTGCTGCGGTTCAGCCCGCTGATGGAGGAGAACATGCTGCTCGCCAGCGGGCATTCGGCGACGGGGAACCTGTTCGTCTCGGCCGCGTACTTCCGCTCCCTTGTCAGCGCCGACGCGCTGGACCTTCTCGGCAGGTATGTCGGCCTGCACGGGCCGAGCGCGCCGGCGCTGAACAACGCGGCCGAGTCCTGCTACGAAGGATTACACACCCTGGCAAGCCTCACTCGCCGAGCGGGAACCGCGGACCTGCCCGAGTTGAACGCGGCGATCGACGGCGTCGCCTATCACGGTCCGCGCGGCACCGTGGAGTTCCACGGCCAGCAGGCCAGCCAGCACGTTCACCTCGCCATCGCGGACGGCTACGACTTCGACGTCATCACCCGGCTCTGA
- a CDS encoding MarR family winged helix-turn-helix transcriptional regulator — protein MREDSATESQSTSAGEPLIRVLTRAARVVTVRVEQLLKPEGFGLDQWLVVEALAERSGLSMADLAARTMVTGPTLTRVVDKLVSNAVVYREVDEEDRRRVRVYLSPRGRAAYKRIAAKIGKVERELLGQADTSSIISFLTTLT, from the coding sequence ATGCGTGAGGACAGCGCTACCGAGAGTCAGAGCACCTCCGCCGGCGAGCCATTGATCCGGGTGCTCACCAGGGCGGCACGGGTGGTCACCGTCCGGGTGGAACAACTGCTCAAACCGGAGGGCTTCGGCCTGGACCAGTGGCTGGTGGTCGAGGCGCTGGCCGAGCGGAGCGGGCTGTCCATGGCCGACCTCGCCGCCCGGACGATGGTCACCGGCCCGACCCTGACCAGGGTGGTCGACAAGCTGGTGTCGAACGCGGTGGTCTACCGCGAGGTGGACGAGGAGGACCGTCGCCGGGTGCGGGTGTATCTCAGCCCCCGCGGGCGCGCCGCGTACAAACGGATCGCGGCGAAGATCGGCAAGGTGGAGCGCGAGCTGCTCGGCCAGGCCGACACCAGCAGCATCATCTCCTTCCTCACCACCCTGACCTAG
- a CDS encoding helix-turn-helix domain-containing protein, translating to MEWIAGPGSSRSAAPTNGRAEPGGAGTDDPWSALPRSLAAMFRPRAGDVAAAILHEIQRSIPEYARPLEGRFGEAITEGIEQAINQFIERMADPDASKEEAAKLFRWLGKLEVSEGRGVDTLQTAYHVGARVAWRLIAEFGQAAQLSSATICRLADALFVYIDEISALSVEGYAAAKIRNAGALERRRRRLLELILSDPPVSTDALGELAGPARWELPEHIAAVALERRDELAEPAALALDDGVLADLGDSEPYLIVADPDLRRSELESELAGQSGWRAVVGPRVRLSAATTSLHWARRALELARRGVLADQQLIWCGEHLPTLLLTTDEFLVRELAQSCLAPLDPLTVKQRTRLSETLLALLETRGSAPEIAARLHIHPQTVRYRLHQLEGLFGDRLRDPDERFALEISLRALHLLRCSE from the coding sequence GTGGAATGGATCGCCGGACCCGGTTCGAGCCGATCGGCGGCCCCGACGAACGGTCGAGCCGAACCGGGCGGCGCCGGCACGGACGACCCCTGGTCCGCCCTGCCGCGCAGCCTCGCGGCGATGTTCCGGCCACGGGCAGGCGACGTCGCCGCGGCGATCCTGCACGAGATCCAGCGCTCGATTCCGGAGTACGCCCGGCCGCTGGAAGGTCGCTTCGGGGAGGCGATCACCGAGGGAATCGAGCAGGCGATCAACCAGTTCATCGAGCGGATGGCCGATCCGGACGCTTCCAAGGAAGAGGCGGCGAAGCTGTTTCGCTGGCTCGGCAAACTGGAGGTCAGCGAGGGCCGTGGGGTGGACACCCTGCAGACCGCGTATCACGTCGGTGCGCGGGTGGCCTGGCGGTTGATCGCCGAGTTCGGCCAGGCCGCGCAGCTGTCCTCGGCCACCATCTGCCGGCTCGCCGACGCGTTGTTCGTCTACATCGACGAGATCTCGGCACTGTCGGTCGAGGGCTACGCGGCGGCCAAGATCCGCAACGCCGGCGCGCTGGAACGGCGCCGAAGACGCCTGCTCGAGCTGATCCTGTCCGACCCACCGGTTTCCACCGACGCCCTCGGCGAGCTGGCCGGACCCGCGCGCTGGGAGCTACCCGAGCATATCGCCGCGGTGGCGCTGGAACGCCGGGACGAGCTCGCCGAACCCGCGGCGCTGGCGCTCGATGACGGGGTGCTCGCCGATCTCGGCGACAGCGAGCCGTACCTGATCGTCGCCGACCCGGATCTGCGGCGGTCCGAGCTCGAGTCCGAATTGGCCGGTCAGTCCGGCTGGCGGGCCGTGGTCGGGCCGAGGGTACGGCTCTCCGCGGCGACCACCTCGCTGCACTGGGCCCGGCGCGCGCTGGAGCTCGCTCGCCGTGGCGTGCTCGCCGACCAGCAGCTGATCTGGTGCGGGGAGCACCTGCCCACCCTGTTGCTGACCACGGACGAGTTCCTGGTCCGCGAACTCGCCCAGTCCTGCCTCGCCCCGCTGGACCCGCTGACCGTCAAGCAACGCACCCGGCTCAGCGAAACCCTGCTCGCGCTGCTGGAGACCAGGGGCAGTGCGCCGGAGATCGCGGCCCGCCTGCACATCCACCCGCAGACCGTCCGCTACCGCCTGCACCAGCTTGAGGGCCTCTTCGGGGACCGCCTGCGCGACCCCGACGAACGCTTCGCCCTCGAGATCTCGCTGCGCGCCCTCCACCTGCTGCGCTGCTCCGAGTGA
- a CDS encoding AmiS/UreI family transporter gives MNNVGLLYVGAVLLVNGLMLLGKVPTRSAGPLNLFVGALQCVTPTVLIIQAGGDTDAILGASGLYLFGFTYLYVGIANLANLEPEGVGWFSLFVAGAAVVYAGISFWRQGDPVFGVIWLAWALLWSLFFLVLGLGMTGLTRFTGWAVVLLSQPTCSVPAFLAMTGAYTSDGPTALLAAGIGVVLVATAALLSRERATQAATATA, from the coding sequence ATGAACAACGTGGGTCTGCTCTACGTCGGCGCGGTGTTGCTGGTGAACGGCCTGATGTTGCTGGGCAAGGTGCCCACCCGCTCGGCGGGGCCGCTGAACCTGTTTGTCGGCGCCCTCCAGTGCGTCACCCCTACCGTGCTGATCATCCAGGCCGGCGGCGACACGGACGCCATCCTCGGCGCCTCCGGCCTGTACCTGTTCGGTTTCACGTATCTCTATGTCGGGATCGCCAACCTGGCCAACCTCGAACCCGAGGGCGTCGGCTGGTTCTCGCTGTTCGTGGCCGGTGCGGCCGTGGTGTACGCGGGCATCTCGTTCTGGCGCCAGGGCGATCCGGTTTTCGGCGTCATCTGGCTCGCCTGGGCCCTGCTGTGGTCGCTGTTCTTCCTGGTGCTCGGCCTTGGCATGACCGGACTGACGAGGTTCACCGGCTGGGCGGTCGTGCTGCTCAGCCAGCCGACCTGCTCGGTGCCCGCGTTCCTGGCCATGACCGGCGCGTACACCTCGGACGGGCCGACCGCGCTGCTCGCCGCCGGCATCGGCGTCGTACTGGTGGCCACGGCCGCGCTGCTCTCCCGCGAGCGTGCGACCCAGGCCGCGACCGCGACCGCGTGA